ttcaagaataaatatttttcttacttaattttgcatttttaggtaacaaataaaatctggatgaagtgcggagcaaaaagagcagaaaagtagtgaaaagccgggaggaattacgcaaggaagccgcgaagaatgttgcgcacaagaccaaaaagctaggaatgggctcaagaaggaagaattgttcttaaagaagatatgggcttggcatacccaaggcccgaaacccttacccaaatccatttcctttatccatacccatttccatgagagccgtcagattggatccatcttgtcatccaacggtcacctcatcactgtgcatcaaatcccgatgattccgcccaacactacagcacctaacctaatctagcaccgttgacttcgttgtgttccacatccaacggtcgctacaaactgcttctctcttagccgtccgatctacctaccatctccatatccagcggctcagctcgccaaacatcgaaccagatgctcccgcttcacaccctagcaccgaatcctattatccacccaaacaacccatcgccccaaaacttcatctccttcacccgacagttgcagagctctgcaactccaccacctcccctctctgccgctgtcacttccgtcaccaccaccagttccatcactgccactactatctcttcaccgacaacacccccatatccctagcctagttattttcttcatctcacaacctctgaaaccctaggttttggggtgagtaaaataactcgaaattaggggacaataggagcagaggaagagcatcaaggactagaggaggcatgggtcgagcagattttgggagtttgtaagttaaattttgtgtaatttaaaaaaaccctaattttctgatttggggatttacaaTTAGGGTTAGTGTTCTGGTATAAATTGTACACTGTGTAACATTGTGAAGCAGAGGGGGGGTTATCCTAGTTCCCCCTAAGTGGGTTAATTTCACTGTTCAATTTTAATGTTAATGTCTACTGTTAGTACTTGTCCTGTTTAGTGAGAGGTtagtatcatgttctaatttagtttctgaggcagagatgaaacccttagccttaatGCTAGGATGTGTGCTTATTGCTACTGATTTATGCTAAGATCACTGTGTaggatatatttttgttgatgaacaacatattgctttcacctagaatgtcaagcatcctaggtagttagaatccTTCTATGTATGTTCACTTACTCTCAAATGCTTGTTattgtgttttgattagttgttctttaagcagacaactaatgcttgccttgatttaGTGATTGGAGTTAAATTATCCACTTAAAGAAGCTGAAAAAAAAAAGTGCAATAGCTAACATGCTAGTATGGGTTGAGTGGTGAATTCTCAAGCCCTAGTTACCCTCTATCAAACATCCAATCACTTCtttgctttcaaaaaaaaaaacttcaactgTTATTTGCTAAAATCACCCAACTGTTATCTGCTCTTGCTTCACTGTCCATTATTCATCTTGCCTCACTGTCAGTTGTtgttgcttcaactgtcagtgttgaacttgcttcaactgtcacttttgttgttcttgtttaaagtctcatgattagtaatctgccctggttagtgtaatcagttagaaattggttacaataagaaaaatagcacttgcacccccttgtccctgtggaactgacctgtgcttgccctgtgttgcttgccgacactgtgcacttgcagttagaatttttaggatcatttctagTCCTACCAGTGGTCCAATGTACCTCGCATCAATATATTGTTGAATCTCGTCATGTTCTCGCAAAACCATCGTAGCTCGGTCACCACCTTTGTAAATGTATTTGttaatatattttacacctcttaTTCCTGCACATATTTCCACATTGATGTGGCAATTGAACATTCTTGACAGATGCGGGTTATAGGGTACAACATCTATATTATAcgcctttttgttgtttctgacaGTTACTTCTATTCCATCCCGAAGACGACGATAACTCGGATACCCACCCTCGTCCAAAGTTGTTGTGTCGGTGTACTTCTTAGGATATCCTTTTGTACATTTTCCTTTTTCCATACACGCTGCATATGGATCTCGCTCTCCACATGGACCATGAACCATACATTTGCTTACGGTATCAAACAGTATTGGGTCATTTATCTCATTAGGAAATTCAGCCGAAACAAATTTATCAACCATGTCTGCCGTACGAATTTTTTCCGAATCTTTCAAAAATATAAGAGCATGCATATGTGGTTGCCCACGTTTTTGAAACTCGATGGTATGAACATGGGCGACCACCGTGCCGAACACctttttttcctttatttcttTCATCAATGCTTTTCTTTTCAGCTCAAAAACTCGAGCTACCAAATCAGGACGATCAGTGACACTCTGATTGGGTAAAAGTGCATTTTTTTATTTCTGTCCAATTTGGGTTTGCAGTCATTGTAAGAAAAATATCTGGATGGTGATGAAAACGTGTAATAGCCATCGAATCCTGGTATATCTCGTACATATTCCTCCCGCTTCCAGTGTGTGAAGATGGTAAAATAACAGGATTACCTCTATCACCCGGATTTAAATCCGCATTTGTCATATCAGCAATGCAAATGTAGAGGTCAGAACGCAGAGTTGGTTGGTTGAATCTGAGCCATGCCAACTTACTTTGCTCTGTAGCAGCCCATGCATCAACTAAGAACTCTTGAAATATTTTTTCGGCTCTTAAGATGATTGAATATTCTTCTGCACGTTCAAATATGCGGTAACTGTAATACTTCATTTGAGATAATTTTGTTTTCGTATAGGTTTTGGTGACTGCATCCCATTGCCTCATTGTTGGTGACCATCCCAGCTCACCAAAAGGAAATAGTAAAACATAATGTAAAGGCAAGTATGCCGGATGACACTCCGAAATTTGTTTCAATCCGTTGTTTTCTCTCAAATGCAATATAATATCTCGCACCCCAGTCTCCTTATAAGTATTTTCTGGAACGATAACCGCAATCTCATCTGTTGTCGGAAGATTATAACGCCTACTATCAGTCGACTTTTTATATTGAAGTGAAACTCTGATATTCTGGTCGGCCGGACTCATCTGGTCTAAAATTGCATAAGCCTGACGATACTTGGTATAAAAAACATTGAATTGGATCATAGTATTCTGAATTTTCTGTAGGACATTCATATTTAACTGAGGATTTCTTTTGCCACGGACAAACAATGAAAATTCTGGATCATAGATGTACAGTTGGGAGTAAACCGCCATCCTCTCAGTCCCAGGAGCTGGTAGAACACCTCCGGTTAAATGTCTCAACTCCCCATGTATTGAGAAAGGTCTCGGACCTCTCCCTTTCAAATCTCTTGTATCTAATTTGCATCCAAGGCTAGTAAACGCATTAGTTGTATTATACTCTCGAATATATTTCCGAAAAGAAATTGATTCGGCGTCGGTTCCGTCAAACAATTCTCTGACGGCTACCGGTGGTTCACACAGTGACGGTAGGCAAACTTTGCCTTGGAGACAACAtgaaccaaattttgggtttattaAAAATGAATTTGTATGTTTTTCTGCCATCCAGTGCAATGCCCCGCAATGCTGACATTTGACATCCATTTGTCCCAGAAAATGACGTACATCGGTAGCAACAACAGCTACCTGATTCATAAAAGTATTTGAATCATGTAATTCGTCAGTGTCGTAATCTACTTCGTCAATTTCGTAAGTATCCGACACCCCATCATCTTCTCTAACATTAATAGACGGCCTACATAGTGATAATCAGGTAATCTAGCTTACCCtattcaaaaactaaataaatttatgcaatataaATTTTTaaatccttacatttcagtgttTTGAGCGTCTGATGTGCTACCAACTCTCCTATGTAATACAACCGACTGCATTGTAAATTTTGTCAACCACTAtgattcttttatttttgaacttaaaAATGATAATTATATATGTGCACGAGTAAATTATTTAACGTTCAAGTTAATTCACCTCTTCATATGACTCTGCATCTTCATGCTCATGTGGTACAGCCTCGCTTTCTCTAATCTGTATACCACTCGGGCGCATCCGTTTGCATGGAGGATTCTATAGTTTTGGTAAATAAATttgtaaattttcaaattttaacaATAAAATCAATTAATTACTATGTATGCGCACCTCTTCAGTAATAGCTTTTCCCTTTCCCTTTGGTGCTCGTCGTCGTTCTGCAGCtgcttctctttcaatttgtgctCCTTTCTCACGATGCTCTTGTTCTCTCATCTCTTTGTGTTGTTTTTCTATCCCACGTCGTCGCCTTTGGGATTCTGATCTTCGAGATGATGTTGTCGATGTTAGATTATTTCTCTCCTTTGGTGGACCCGCAACAACACACCGNNNNNNNNNNNNNNNNNNNNNNNNNNNNNNNNNNNNNNNNNNNNNNNNNNNNNNNNNNNNNNNNNNNNNNNNNNNNNNNNNNNNNNNNNNNNNNNNNNNNNNNNNNNNNNNNNNNNNNNNNNNNNNNNNNNNNNNNNNNNNNNNNNNNNNNNNNNNNNNNNNNNNNNNNNNNNNNNNNNNNNNNNNNNNNNNNNNNNNNNNNNNNNNNNNNNNNNNNNNNNNNNNNNNNNNNNNNNNNNNNNNNNNNNNNNNNNNNNNNNNNNNNNNNNNNNNNNNNNNNNNNNNNNNNNNNNNNNNNNNNNNNNNNNNNNNNNNNNNNNNNNNNNNNNNNNNNNNNNNNNNNNNNNNNNNNNNNNNNNNNNNNNNNNNNNNNNNNNNNNNNNNNNNNNNNNNNNNNNNNNNNNNNNNNNNNNNNNNNNNNNNNNNNNNNNNNNNNNNNNNNNNNNNNNNNNNNNNNNNNNNNNNNNNNNNNNNNNNNNNNNNNNNNNNNNNNNNNNNNNNNNNNNNNNNNNNNNNNNNNNNNNNNNNNNNNNNNNNNNNNNNNATTTGTTAAACTATAAGATGGGTAATTAAAGGCCATCATTAGATCAATAAATTGATGgatgatagtaagtttttcaTGTCTCtttcatccaaatatttgatcacctaaaaaaaattctttgagGTAAATCTAGTCGCTTTTCACTTTCTTCCCANNNNNNNNNNNNNNNNNNNNNNNNNNNNNNNNNNNNNNNNNNNNNNNNNNNNNNNNNNNNNNNNNNNNNNNNNNNNNNNNNNNNNNNNNNNNNNNNNNNNNNNNNNNNNNNNNNNNNNNNNNNNNNNNNNNNNNNNNNNNNNNNNNNNNNNNNNNNNNNNNNNNNNNNNNNNNNNNNNNNNNNNNNNNNNNNNNNNNNNNNNNNNNNNNTCACATGTTAAACCTTCCAGGGAATGAACTTTTATAATTTTGTTTTAAGCACACCTAATCAGTCTATTTATAGAGTAATGATCTCAAGAAAACTTCATCGTTTTGAACTGCTCCCACTACTGGAAAGATACAAATCATGAAACTGCAAGGTAGTGGGTGTGCACAGTTATTAGTTATTCATTTTTTCAGTTTTTCCTTAACTTTTGTATCCATTCAATACCGACTCATACACTCCGATATTTGGCGCGTCGGTCATTTATATTTAGTCGTGTTTCATTTAGTTCGGTTGATATTCTACATGCAGTCTCGGAACATGAAAATGGTGTAAATTCTGTTAGAGACGGTAGTAAAAAGGGTCATCAAAATTAAGAAAGAAACTATCCTTTcttttttaaacatgaacattgtACTCTTCCTATACATTTTAGGTAGTGATGCTTATTATCAGTGATTTCTTACTGGACTTAACCTTTCA
This genomic window from Papaver somniferum cultivar HN1 unplaced genomic scaffold, ASM357369v1 unplaced-scaffold_176, whole genome shotgun sequence contains:
- the LOC113337726 gene encoding uncharacterized protein LOC113337726 isoform X2; the protein is MREQEHREKGAQIEREAAAERRRAPKGKGKAITEENPPCKRMRPSGIQIRESEAVPHEHEDAESYEEVAVVATDVRHFLGQMDVKCQHCGALHWMAEKHTNSFLINPKFGSCCLQGKVCLPSLCEPPVAVRELFDGTDAESISFRKYIREYNTTNAFTSLGCKLDTRDLKGRGPRPFSIHGELRHLTGGVLPAPGTERMAVYSQLYIYDPEFSLFVRGKRNPQLNMNVLQKIQNTMIQFNVFYTKYRQAYAILDQMSPADQNIRVSLQYKKSTDSRRYNLPTTDEIAVIVPENTYKETGVRDIILHLRENNGLKQISECHPAYLPLHYVLLFPFGELGWSPTMRQWDAVTKTYTKTKLSQMKYYSYRIFERAEEYSIILRAEKIFQEFLVDAWAATEQSKLAWLRFNQPTLRSDLYICIADMTNADLNPGDRGNPVILPSSHTGSGRNMYEIYQDSMAITRFHHHPDIFLTMTANPNWTEIKKCTFTQSECH
- the LOC113337726 gene encoding uncharacterized protein LOC113337726 isoform X1; its protein translation is MREQEHREKGAQIEREAAAERRRAPKGKGKAITEENPPCKRMRPSGIQIRESEAVPHEHEDAESYEESVVLHRRVGSTSDAQNTEMPSINVREDDGVSDTYEIDEVDYDTDELHDSNTFMNQVAVVATDVRHFLGQMDVKCQHCGALHWMAEKHTNSFLINPKFGSCCLQGKVCLPSLCEPPVAVRELFDGTDAESISFRKYIREYNTTNAFTSLGCKLDTRDLKGRGPRPFSIHGELRHLTGGVLPAPGTERMAVYSQLYIYDPEFSLFVRGKRNPQLNMNVLQKIQNTMIQFNVFYTKYRQAYAILDQMSPADQNIRVSLQYKKSTDSRRYNLPTTDEIAVIVPENTYKETGVRDIILHLRENNGLKQISECHPAYLPLHYVLLFPFGELGWSPTMRQWDAVTKTYTKTKLSQMKYYSYRIFERAEEYSIILRAEKIFQEFLVDAWAATEQSKLAWLRFNQPTLRSDLYICIADMTNADLNPGDRGNPVILPSSHTGSGRNMYEIYQDSMAITRFHHHPDIFLTMTANPNWTEIKKCTFTQSECH